In Scatophagus argus isolate fScaArg1 chromosome 18, fScaArg1.pri, whole genome shotgun sequence, the DNA window AGCGGTTCTTTAActctttgctttcatttgtctttttcagttaaATCTGTTGTGATCCTGGTGCTGAAAGTCTAATTAAAGTTCCATAGCTGCTGTCCATTACCTGGGTGGAGGTCGTGCTAGGGCTCAGTGCTTCACTGAGTTGAGGCATCTCTAGGTTGATGAGATCTCTGATCTCACAGATGTTTCCCCTCTCTGACCCACCTGGaacaaataaagagaaaaaagcaaCCAATAAACACCTAcaagcaaatacatttttaaataataaagtcaCACATGAGGccagtgaaaaaaatgcttaGTCTGTGGATTTCTTCTCACCCACCAGTCAACTTGGCTGGTGAGTCACAAAGTTAATTTCCTATGCTGGTTGCATAGCTGCTATAAATAGGTCAGGAAATAGTGATGATAGTGGTTAAGGCTCCTTCTGTATCAGAATACTACTTCCTCCAGCTTAATTAGAATCTACTGAGCTGTGACAACACAATCGTACATAAAATTAACCCTATGATATCAGCAGTACATTTTCAGTGGCTCTTAAAACcttacaaagaaataaactatggtaaataaataagtaaaccAGTGGGTTTAgacttctctctgctgttaaTGGTGGTAGAAAACAAATTTTACTGGTATAACAATTTGCTGGGCACCAGTTGTACCAGTTGTGAATCTAAAGCAAATCTGATCTGACAGACCCACATGTTAGTGCCATCACTCACTAGTACTGCTGCTGGTATGGTTTCGAGGAGGTAGGGTGGTGTAAGGCCTCCGGTCCAGGGATGAGGGGCCATTTGCAGAGGTAGCAGCGGGGGCAAGAATCGGGAGAGTCAGAGATGGAGAACTGAGAAGAAGTGCACTCTCCTGGTCCTGCTGGAGAACTTGTCGGGTCAAGCGAACATGACGGGCCGACAGGAGGTACAAGAAGGCTGTGTCACCATCCTGATGAACTCCATATGAGGCCAGAGAACGCTGGTCGGTGCACAGACACTGGCCAATCACCCAGCGCTGCACCCGCGGGTGAAAGCCATACTCAAGAAACATCTGGGGTtgaaagagagaatgaaggaatgaaagaaaagcGACAAAGACTGCAAGGATTTTCGACTGACAGCGATTCTTTAAATGCTTTAAGATAAATGCTATTTGTAATTTTGGGTCATCCACATAAAACTGATTCATAAATGAAGACGAGGAGCATTCATCAGACTAACCTGTTGTTTCAGCGCTGCAGTAGTCATGTGAGGGAAAACTTTCACAGTGATGCAACAGGACGACGAAGAATCCTCAACTACAACAGCCAAGCTGTCAGAAAGGATGAAACAGCAGCCATTGGGCACATAGTTtgattaaatcacattttaaagtaaaacaacGATCGATAATTATGATGACCCTCCTACCTGATTTCAGCGTCTTCATAGTCTCTGGCAGAGGGCTGAATCTTGAGCGCGACGTGTTGTCGGGCGAGCATTTcagcaaagacagaagcagactGCATGTCACCAGCTTCTATGGCTCGGGTCAACTCTATGCAGGCTTCCTCTACAGAtggatgcacacaaacaaacaagccccatgaaacacatgtaaacaaggCAGAAAGAGTGAGCAGAGGGGGCTAAAAACTGGTGTTGCATTACATCTCGAAAAGATGAGTTAATATTTGCTATTGGCACGGAGGTGTTCAGCGCACATACCTGTCTGTTGCAATGCCAAGGTGTTCGGATGACTGATACCATCCAGGGGGCGTTGTGTACCATTATCCTGAGGGACAACTGTCAATGAGAAATGTGTTAAGACcagaaaaaacagcaatttaGCTCTTTTTGAATCCGCAGACTGAAATCTTTAActcttcatttaaatttaacatgACTGCATCTTGTCTAAGTAACTAATAACAAGGTGAACACACTGGGCTCAGTCTCTGATCTtagcacacagagacaacagagcAGTTTATAGAGTTAACTCAGACCACAACTACAGGAAGAGCGGCTGTTCGGTTAGTGGAAACTTATTGAAATCAGATCTGGGaacaaaaagcttttcatttttgctgcCACGTGAATTATTACGCCCAACAGTGACTCCACATACATTTTGGTTTGCATGTCAGGGTGTGTGACAGTCATAGCTGCTAACTTTAAAGGTCATCCAAAGCTGTAACTGCGTGATTTTGTATAAATATGATCACGATGTCAGCGCAAAGTGGTCACAAAAGCTGGTTTATTAACAGTTCATTCCAGGGCAAGTAAGCACAGACTGGTCTATTGAAATTCCCACCGGATCCAAAATATGAGACTTGGTTACAGTGGTTGAGACTGACGACAGTGACGTTAACATCCACTGAGTAAGGCGATAAAAAGCtcttttgtccaaacaaataaataaatgaccaaATAGTGTGTTACGTCAAGCTCAGTTCACACAAATTCAGTTCACTACAGGGCAAATTAATTCCATCAACTGACAGTGCACAACAGGGCTTTCTTGTGATATTACAAAGTATGGAATATCTGCATTTCCCTCACCATTTTGCTGTGGTTGTAATCTGAAAGAACAGTGAGTATTTGTCAGTAACGATGACTGACCTCTGTGTGCTTCCCTCAGTGAAGACATCACCACCGTAGCCCACTCCTGAGCCTCCTGCTCACAGCGGAAGTTGAAACTGATGCGGTCATGTGGCGGTGCCGCCAAACTCAGCTCGTGGCACTTTGGTGACTTCACCTCGTAGTTTATTGTCCTCAGATCAAACTCAGCGATGGTCtgggaaaaagaagaggaagagagtaagaatgagaagagaagagatgggAAGGAAATGGTAAATGAAACACGGGTTACGTAATACCAGAGTGACAGCCGTCATCATTACTGTATGTGTCCACTTGGTTTGGTGAATACATAATTTTCCAACACTCCATTATATTGTAATAAACATATATGGATCTACCAGATGTTACTAGTTCTGTCACAATCCTCCCAATCCAAGATTCAATTAAAAACTGACACAGTGAACCTTGTGCCAGATGAGAAAAtatggacaaaaaataaaataaagtcacCACTGGTAGTGTGTTAGGTTCTTAGTATCTGATCCACAGGCTACAGTTCACAAAAACGATGCACGGACAGTTAAACGTGTACTCACCGCTTCTTAGTGGCTTAATCTGGTCCTGAAAACGAACCAGCTAGTTTGGAAAACACTTGAGggcttttaaagttttatttcgCCATGTTTTCACACTACAAATGCTTGCATTGAGTACTGAGTCATATTCAGCATAAAAATTCTTCTTTTGAATATACTTAATAGACGCccaaaacattaacaacactGCTGCCGTGAACTCACCACGCTCCGGCCATTCCCGCTGCAGTCCTGGAGCGACAGCCGGAATTCCCCGGACTTCCCCGGGTCCATGCTGAGCTGCAGGCGGAGTGACTCATCACCTGCTCCCGGAAGACACAGCGGCCGAATACCAGAATGACATACCGACACCCGAACCGACACGAGGACGGTGTGGCAGCCAGACTGTGACTGCGAGGCCCCATAGTGACTGGGGTGGGCGACGGACTGGTCAGGTGTGTGGCCAGGAGTGTGAGTCCAACCGCCTGAACTCAGCGACATCCTGCCGACACACTCatgtagaaaacaaacacaaacacacacggggggaggggggatcCGGGTTGTTTACCTCCTGATCCACGGTATCACCCCAGTATCCTTAATCACGATACTTCTGACATCTCAACGCTGGTTGTTTATTCGCCACAGTGAAAGAGGAAGCAAGTGCGCAGAGTCTGTTAACTGTGGAGCGACTTCCAAAAAGTGTCCCCCAAACGAGAGGTTTCACTTCTCGCTTCTTCCGCTGTCGCTAAAGCGTCGTTTCAGGCAAATTCGGAGTTTCTTGTCCGAAAATAATCCTCGGGATATCCCGTACCTTTCTAACACCAAAGGTTGTTGAAAATAGTTTTATGCTGGTGACGCTGATGTTGTTGGTGCGTTTGGGTTCGCCTCGCACTGCGCATGCGTTGCTGGTGACGTAGGCTGCGTTGTTGTGATATTTATGAAGGTTTCTTTAATTAGCTACGTGACACTTGGGCTCGGTTAAGTCGTCCGTTTGCTGGCTttatgtcaacattttaatCTTAGGCGGTGTTCCACACACGGGTGTTTTAGGCTTGCGGCTTTAGAAGTCATTTGGTCTtatattcagtgtgtgtgtgtgtgtgtgtgtgtgtgtgtgcaaatattTTACCACAGAGGGGCAGCAAAGCATCCCGTATAAGAATGTCATCCCTTTTCTATATAGAAATTAAAAAGCTGCCTACTGCACTAATGCTGAgacatcacaaaacaaaacacgctCTTTGCTATTTGCAATTATACCGATATTATACTATGTGACACTCAGTTATAACATGTCAGATATGGTTATTGTCCCTTAGAAATAACTGGTGCATTAAATATGTACATGATATCAGTTTAATGCACAGTGTAAATAAACAAGACTTGTGATGTGTGAGAATCACTTTCATAAATTTGGATTGCAAGGTCTCCCACACTGTTTCAAGTCATCTATGACTCTGGCTTAAGGCATATTTATTAATAAGCAATTCTGTCATTATAATCATATAAACTGGTTTTACAGTAGATCATTTGACCGGTCATGTTGGAAAAAGGACAGCTGTTACTGAAGATATTACTGATGGCTTCATTCCATTCAGCTGTCCCATGTTATGTGAGCCTAAATGCACAATAGCAGCACCTTAAAGAAAAGGTAGCCTGATTGCAGTCAGTTGAATCATGGATTTTATTATCCAAACATCTGTAGTTTTTCCACTGCATAATACCACAATGTAATATTAACACTTCTCATCACTACAGGGTATTGACAGTAAAGATACTGAGGCATGGACATAAGTTTTCCTACGACCCAGGTGGGACTTGAACCCACAATCCCCAGCTCCGGAGGCTGATGCCTTATCCATTAGGCCACTGGGCCACACAGATAAATGTCATGACGTGAGTTTGGTattgtgaaaacatttgaggaACTAATAAAATTGCAGCCTAGTGTCTTTTGGCCAGAAACCCCACACCAACATGAAATACTTTCAGACAAATTTCCCCGTTGAACACCGACTTCCCAGTCAAGTCTTTTTAAGAGAGAGGGCCCAGCCAAACATGGCCAATGAATATCCCGGCCCACACACCCTGTGGGTCACGAATTGTGAgacaattaacaaaaaatacCGCAGCACATAAGGGGAATGATTTAGACCACATAGCTTAGCAAGCTGTTAATCATTCTGCAAGGAGGGTTTTCTCAATCAATAGCGCATTCCTCAGGGTCCTCATGTCCCACAGCAGGGAGGACATATCCTCTTTGAACTGTATAGCAGATAGTAAGACCATGCCattatttttatgaatgaaatgtcttcACTCATTTGCTCCCTGTAGTCGCATTGGGCATGAATGATTTTTGCTTGTACCGTCACAGTTCCTCAAAAAATTAATTCACAAGTGTAACAGTGCAGGAAGTCTGGCAGGTTACTTCCTGCTGTGACTAGACGGTAGACCCTCTGTGCCTCCATTCATAGAAACTCCATCTGACACCGGCGAGATGTTCCCATTCAGTCAGGTGCTGATGACACACCgatgtgattggctgaacaGGAGGAACCAGACACTTATCAGAGATACAGCGGTGGAAGCAGTACTCTGATCCTTTACTTACGTAAAAGTGCTACTTAAAATTTGTTCTACCCTCTGCTTTTGTCAGCTGTTATTTCAGGGTGAGGATGTTGCCACCCTCCTCCACTACATTCACCTCCAGTTCTTCATGTCCAGAGTCCAGTTTGAGCTTATCAAATTCCTCCTCATCTCATCCAGTTCATCAGAcattctcctcttcccttcttcACCACCACCAGTCACTGAATCAGACTTAAATGCGTGATGATTCAAGGACCGCATGCTTAAAAATGAGAATTAAAATTACGGATAACCTTCGTGCAATGGGAAGTCGCTAATGAAAGACCAGAGAAACCAACTTATATTATAGGTCTGAAGCTGAGCACAAAATCCTGTGCGCttacatttgtttgtctttaaatgtattcatgcatAGCTCCAACAAAGCTATATTTCACCCACCAAACAGGAATGAACTGAATGGTTTCAACATGGGCTCCCTTTCATAAATCAAACTGGCTTCATTAGTTAGGGATTCCTCCACGCTGTGGTTTGATTACACATCCTGAGGTCGTTATCATCCTTCCACCATCTGATCTCAGCCCGTGACAAAATTATGGCTGCCCTAATCTATGGGGGAGAACCAAAGTGCTGCAGGGCGGAGCTGCTTGCACGCAAGTGCACCTTTCATGTCACACACCATGTAGGAAAACGGCATCAACCCACCTCACAGTCTTCAAAGATACTGatattttacacagaaaagTTTATTTCATCTGAATCATGAAAAGCATCTTGTTAGGAAACTGACATtgtaaatgtcatatttttttatcacatttatttgaGCAGTGCTGTCACATTTTGCTTGACCTTTACAGACATTGCTGTGATCCTCCAGGCAAATTTACACCTGAATACATTTGAGTGAGGCTCCTAACCTCTCACATGTGATTCATCCCTGTTACCTCTGACTGCATGTACTGGTGGCAAGCGCTTGGGATAGTGTGAATTCACAAAGTATATTTAATGCTCTCATTCCTTCCTGATAGTCAGTTTGACAGCATGGCcactgatttaaaataatttcttgaAGAGTTAAAGTTCTGAACAGCTTAGTTTCCAGTGACAGTCTGGATTTTGCAGTAGTAGATCTTGTCCTGCCTTGTCCTCTTGTAATCAAGCTGATTGATGAAAGACTCATCAAAAAACTCCCACCACAGTTCTGGGTCACCGTCTGACAGGCCTATATGAGGTGCTGGGTCTCCCCATGCCCACTGATTTAAAGTTGTCCTCACGTCATTGACTTCCTGATGGACTGCTCTGCTACGTGACAGACGTCAGAAAGGCTCCAAAACCAAACCTCCTTTCTCAaaggggtgaggaggggtggtggtggttaaagagtgtgaggaggaggagaaggagggggaggaggaggggggggatgCTTCCTTTAGTCTGGGAtcactgtgtgtgactgacGTTCTTGATTCATCATCTGACAACCACATGAGCAGCGTGGATATATAAGCTGCAGCACACCTGCTCAACAATAACGACTCCAGACCTCCACCAACTGACCTCAGCCTGTCAAAGTTCAGGGTAAGGAGCTGCTGTTTGGActttatccatttatttatttatttatttattttaacagccTAATAGATTCACTGAGTTAAATGCGAGAGGATTAGGGGAAGTTATGCGTTTAGGGATTTGTTTTAACTCAGCTCTCTAACTAAGACCAGTAACAGGACTTTTATGAGACATTATGTGTTTCTAATGACcaacacaacatgtttttaaatcctGGTAAATTCCGTTTGTACCACAGTATTGTTGGAGCTTAGTAGGCTGGTGAGGTTTAAATAActtaatcacattttttcatcTCTTATAAATAATGTTCTATAATAatgttttccagttttctttccttttcctttggAGCCAGTGAGTGCTGCCTGACTGACCAGCATCCCTCCGTCCTCTGCAGTGCCTCGGGCGACACCACAGCATGCTGCCTGGGAGAGCGGCTGATGTCCGGCTCTGCGTCCTGACGAGCCGCTGGCTGCCGGCAGCTCTGgcgctgctgctcctcctctcctccagcttcAGCAGCGCTCACAGCACCACAGTGGAACACGACTTCCACATCGTTCACAATGTCGACAACAGAAGTAAGActctttatttacttatttattattattctgctacatttttattctctgtgtAGCATGTGGGATTTGGTGAAGTAGCTTAGGGAGATTTAAGAGGCTACAAGGTGAAAGGACACAGAATAAGTCACTAAAACATTATTTATTGTACTGatggtctgtttgtgtctcgTAACAGTGAGTTTAATGGGCTGTTAAATCTTTATTCCTGTAGGGATTTATCGCAAGGCACTTGAAAAAtatctttcttcttcactgtttacttctatattttaatgttttgttggtGGGCTGCAGTTTGAAAAAACTCTGAATCTCATGAGTCATTTATTGCAGTGAAGTATTAGGTATTTGTTATTGAACTCAAAGTGAAGAACATCCTCATTCACTCATTTGTGGTTCACTAGTGTATCTACTgtatgttttggtttgtttttttgctgtattaAGAAATAATATAATATGAATGATTTATATTAGGTTGCACAGAAGAGTGAATGTTTTAATAATATACCATTTCCTATATACTTTATAATTCCACTGTAATACACATTGAATTAGTctttatttgtacttttctaTCACAATGAATTACTTCAAAGAAGACTTAAACATAACAATACCCTTTCAGAAGTTATTTCAGCACAACATTTATggttatttaaataaataagttgaAGTTGAAGATTAAATATGTGGAAGAACAACAGATCATTCGTCCATATAATTGTCcacataataatatataattcAAACTTAGGTCCGAGGACAAACGGGgtccttgtgtgttttgttttgttaagtcGTTGTGATCTGAGTTCCCTGACTGACTAagaatttcttttctcctcaaaccaaaaaatgaaaaaatactcagaagacaaaatgagacaaagtcCTCTCAAGTTGGAGGGCTGCGACTTAACAAGCATCTGCTAAGGGGGTTCTTGACAATTTATGGAACACCTGATACTGATAATattattacagaaaaaaaaaaacagataccTGAGGACATTTAGGTTTTCTGTGAAAATCTGAGTTCTCTTTTGCCTTTTCTTACAGCActgcaaaatatttaaacatcataaaatctgttttctgttcaggtCCAGAGATAGACCCATTCTGGTACGTGGGCCGCGGGGTGAGACCCATCGGGCGCTTCGGGAAGAGGCACAGCAGTGTAGCGGCTCTGGGCAGCGGGGGGATGCAGCCTGTCGTCAGGACGTTGATGCTGCTGCTCAACAGCCTCAGAAACAAAGAGAACCTCGAGAACGTCGTATTGGGTGGGGAGGACAGGGAATGGTTACCGTGACAGCGAGTCCTCCCCTTTTCATCCACAAACTcagtgtcttctttttctttttttttttcttttttttttttttttacctcgATTGAGGTTATAAGCTCTAGCTCTTTATtgtatttctctctgttgtctgttttgagGCCTTGGTTGATAAGATCGTTGATGAAATATAAATGCATTCTATATTGATTAATAAACCAGGATGTTGTGATTATATCTGTTCATCACTTTGTCTGTTGCCTTCCTATATCTGCGGGTgcacagcaaacattttcaaaacgCAAAAGCTATaagttttcaaattttatttacttcataatacattttttttctcagaataCTGTGGCACATAGAGAATCTGTATTTTTTGCTTGTTAATATTTTCCCCAACATGTCATATGGATTGCAACATACGCTTGCACATAAAAGTGGATGGCCTGCTTGTGGAGCTGTGCACAGGGAACCTCATTGTAGTCATTCACACTGGAATTTAAACAGGAACAAATGTAAGATTTGTTTTTAGCTCTGTGTGAATCTCATCAGTATCTCATGTGGGACACAGTTGCAATAGTAAgtcagtcacttcctgtgtgaatTCAGCCCTACAAATCATGACAATTATGCACAGCCTCTTGCACACAACACTGAAAGATTGGTCAACTATGATTGGGCAAAACACACATTATTCTATATCATATCCATCTTttcacacatatacatatattaacAAATTCTGTGATGATATATAATTTTTTTACACTAGAAAAATACAGGACACTGATGATTGGACCCTTGTGGCTGTGCTTCTCATGGGAAAATTTACATCTATTTTGATAAAACCAGAAACATGCTTTTATACATCGACACCTCTGGAGAACAAGATTGACAGCAGTACAGGATCAGTGTGTGCAAAACCAAAGACGTGAAAGGCTGGGATGAAAA includes these proteins:
- the shrprbck1r gene encoding ranBP-type and C3HC4-type zinc finger-containing protein 1 isoform X1 produces the protein MSLSSGGWTHTPGHTPDQSVAHPSHYGASQSQSGCHTVLVSVRVSVCHSGIRPLCLPGAGDESLRLQLSMDPGKSGEFRLSLQDCSGNGRSVTIAEFDLRTINYEVKSPKCHELSLAAPPHDRISFNFRCEQEAQEWATVVMSSLREAHRVVPQDNGTQRPLDGISHPNTLALQQTEEACIELTRAIEAGDMQSASVFAEMLARQHVALKIQPSARDYEDAEISLAVVVEDSSSSCCITVKVFPHMTTAALKQQMFLEYGFHPRVQRWVIGQCLCTDQRSLASYGVHQDGDTAFLYLLSARHVRLTRQVLQQDQESALLLSSPSLTLPILAPAATSANGPSSLDRRPYTTLPPRNHTSSSTSGSERGNICEIRDLINLEMPQLSEALSPSTTSTQGWSCPSCTYINKPTRPGCEICSTNRPESYVIPGGYKPDALELQRIQREKEAVRQYQQAREEERRKNFAQLMMMDSQDLLPNPEPVECRICYMDLKPGEGVLLRECLHCFCKDCLRSVIMLSEEPEVSCPYRDDTYFCTCSLLEREIRALVPADVYERWLQKGLSVAESRCEGSYHCATPDCQGWCVYEDTVNVFHCPVCRKHNCLICKSIHEGMNCKQYQDDLAARATNDSAARRTTHLLKTLVKSGEAMHCPQCGIIVQKRDGCDWLRCTVCHTEICWVTRGPRWGPRGPGDTSGGCRCNVNNQKCHPKCQNCH
- the prlh2 gene encoding prolactin releasing hormone 2 is translated as MLPGRAADVRLCVLTSRWLPAALALLLLLSSSFSSAHSTTVEHDFHIVHNVDNRSPEIDPFWYVGRGVRPIGRFGKRHSSVAALGSGGMQPVVRTLMLLLNSLRNKENLENVVLGGEDREWLP